In Priestia megaterium NBRC 15308 = ATCC 14581, the following proteins share a genomic window:
- a CDS encoding IDEAL domain-containing protein has protein sequence MENYTSRKMTREEVKVSDATAAQLVLNKSLRDFKKAQLLLQIDQSLEKRDKETFLRLTEELKEVC, from the coding sequence ATGGAAAACTATACGTCCCGCAAAATGACACGAGAAGAAGTAAAAGTATCAGACGCGACAGCAGCTCAACTAGTGCTAAACAAATCTCTTCGTGACTTTAAAAAAGCACAGCTTTTACTGCAAATTGATCAGTCGTTAGAAAAAAGAGATAAAGAAACTTTTTTACGTTTAACTGAAGAGTTAAAAGAAGTTTGTTAA
- a CDS encoding glycosyltransferase, translating to MQTTRFNKKNRRDEKTAGSHTDKSKKKFIFETSSLKRWHIIISLFILLIIFTLFSAFVSGLSLHFNPVLPTWGTEEKNEFSTIYPSDNDSGRLSSFSEDESHKKFLENRIVNKEDFYAFYVNWDKNSERSLKNNIDQIDVLVPQWFSLNSNLELKSSVQKDIGDFAKKHPTKVLPLLTNESNGKWDEQTVHRLLQSPQEQSKLIHNLHRQIKENGYDGINIDFENIKSSDRELLTDFMKKLYTAFHEDGLMVTMDVPPANKAFDYSRLEQYNDRMILMMYDEHFQSPGPIASFSWYQNNLSKSLKDKMIVSLGNYGYDWDEKSKQGGKVVSFEDVMRMAQKAHLNVEWDDKSKTPYVNYKDGTGTHELWFLDSVTFYNQWKAASTSGAKGVALWRLGTEDPSVWDVVKGHKVSEIQTVKNGEIAYNYGEGSILHAKTEASPGERRFAFDSKGFISGEEYTAMPQAPEIERLSKIFNKEIVLTFDDGPDPEYTEKILKILKAHDVKATFFMIGENAVFHQDIVKEVYKDGHEIGNHTFSHPNTINISNNQLKYEVNATERIIQGITGHSSILYRPPYGDNQNIYNGYDETVYDPASFQKMADTTKMGYITVNYDIDSSDWKAKNSKEIVNRVMKQAENGDIILLHDGGGNREATVEALPQIIEKLQARGYTFVTAGDLTNKSRESTMPAVLKAENPIIQNIKLILANIAALHTVFFVLFYGTLIVFTLRLLIVFYLALKHKRKADKLHFDASYQPLVSVVIAAYNEENVISRTIKSVLKSSYQNLEIIMVDDGSTDGTSKAVTEDFRDNDKFHLLRKKNGGKAAAINLGIQKAEGEIIVSIDADTIISPDAISLMVRHFNDKKVGAVSGNIKVGNVRNLLTTWQHIEYVSGFNLEKRAFSMLNCVTVVPGAIGAWRKKLVQELGYFTADTLAEDTDMSLRILRSDYKISIEEKASAYTEAPEKRKDFLKQRHRWNFGTLQCLWKHKRAFGGRKHKALGFMALPNMLLFQFIFPLFAPFLDLLFVLRLCTGDVKHSVLLYGCYFIVDFLVCLVAFRLERISSKPLVALVIQRIVYRYLLLWVAWKAVLAALKGTRVGWNKLKRSGNLQVTRDSSTERTG from the coding sequence GTGCAAACAACACGATTCAACAAAAAGAACAGGCGAGACGAGAAGACGGCTGGTTCGCACACGGACAAAAGTAAGAAAAAATTCATTTTTGAGACTAGTTCTCTAAAACGATGGCATATTATTATAAGTCTATTTATACTCCTAATCATTTTTACTCTTTTTTCAGCTTTCGTTTCAGGCTTAAGCCTTCACTTTAATCCGGTCTTGCCAACATGGGGGACTGAAGAAAAGAATGAATTTTCGACTATTTATCCATCCGATAACGATAGCGGCCGGCTCTCTTCTTTTTCAGAAGATGAGTCTCATAAAAAGTTTTTAGAAAACCGGATTGTGAACAAAGAAGATTTTTATGCGTTCTATGTTAATTGGGATAAAAATAGTGAACGTTCATTAAAAAATAATATTGACCAAATTGACGTTCTTGTACCTCAATGGTTTTCATTAAATTCGAACTTGGAATTAAAAAGCAGTGTTCAAAAAGATATCGGAGATTTTGCTAAAAAGCATCCTACAAAGGTTTTACCGTTGCTGACAAATGAGTCGAATGGAAAATGGGATGAACAAACGGTTCACCGCTTGCTGCAATCTCCTCAGGAACAATCCAAACTTATACATAATTTACATCGTCAAATTAAAGAAAATGGATATGATGGGATAAATATAGATTTTGAAAATATCAAAAGCAGCGACAGAGAGTTACTAACAGACTTTATGAAGAAACTTTATACAGCCTTCCATGAAGATGGGTTAATGGTAACTATGGATGTGCCTCCAGCTAATAAAGCATTCGATTATAGCCGTTTAGAACAGTATAATGACCGTATGATTTTAATGATGTACGACGAGCACTTTCAAAGCCCGGGTCCTATTGCTTCATTTTCTTGGTATCAAAACAATTTATCAAAATCGTTAAAAGATAAGATGATTGTTAGTCTTGGAAACTATGGATATGACTGGGATGAAAAGAGCAAGCAAGGAGGAAAGGTCGTATCATTTGAAGACGTCATGCGAATGGCTCAAAAAGCCCACTTGAATGTAGAGTGGGATGATAAAAGCAAAACGCCGTATGTAAATTATAAAGACGGAACGGGTACGCATGAGCTATGGTTTTTGGACAGCGTGACATTTTATAATCAGTGGAAAGCTGCTTCAACAAGCGGTGCCAAAGGAGTCGCTTTATGGAGACTGGGAACGGAAGACCCGTCTGTATGGGATGTAGTAAAAGGACATAAAGTAAGTGAGATTCAGACTGTTAAAAATGGAGAAATTGCTTACAATTATGGAGAAGGAAGCATACTTCATGCAAAAACAGAGGCTTCTCCAGGAGAAAGACGTTTTGCTTTTGATTCAAAAGGATTTATTTCAGGGGAAGAGTACACAGCAATGCCGCAAGCTCCTGAGATTGAACGGCTAAGCAAAATATTTAACAAAGAAATTGTTTTAACATTTGATGATGGGCCAGATCCTGAATACACAGAGAAAATTTTAAAGATTTTAAAAGCCCATGATGTAAAAGCTACTTTCTTTATGATTGGTGAAAATGCAGTATTTCATCAAGATATTGTTAAAGAAGTATATAAAGATGGTCATGAAATTGGAAATCATACATTTTCCCATCCAAATACAATCAATATTTCTAATAATCAGCTAAAGTATGAAGTAAATGCAACAGAACGAATCATTCAAGGTATCACTGGTCATTCATCTATTTTATATCGGCCTCCGTATGGAGATAATCAAAACATTTATAATGGTTACGATGAAACGGTATATGATCCAGCTTCATTTCAAAAAATGGCGGATACGACGAAGATGGGATATATAACTGTTAACTACGATATTGATTCGAGTGACTGGAAAGCTAAAAATAGTAAAGAAATTGTAAACCGTGTGATGAAGCAAGCAGAGAACGGTGATATTATCTTACTTCATGATGGAGGAGGAAACCGAGAAGCAACAGTAGAAGCACTGCCTCAAATCATTGAAAAGCTGCAGGCACGAGGGTATACATTTGTAACAGCAGGGGATTTGACGAACAAAAGCAGGGAAAGTACAATGCCCGCCGTTTTAAAAGCAGAGAATCCGATTATTCAAAACATCAAATTGATTCTAGCGAATATTGCTGCGCTGCATACTGTTTTTTTCGTTCTGTTTTATGGAACATTAATTGTATTTACACTGCGTTTGCTTATTGTCTTTTATCTCGCGCTTAAACATAAAAGAAAAGCTGATAAACTGCATTTTGATGCTTCATATCAGCCTTTAGTCAGCGTAGTCATCGCTGCATACAACGAAGAGAATGTGATAAGCAGGACGATCAAGTCGGTGTTGAAGAGTTCATATCAAAATCTTGAGATTATTATGGTTGATGATGGGTCAACAGATGGCACATCAAAGGCTGTTACTGAAGATTTCAGAGACAATGACAAGTTTCATCTTCTTCGAAAGAAAAATGGAGGAAAAGCTGCGGCGATCAATTTGGGTATCCAAAAAGCAGAAGGAGAAATCATTGTATCAATTGATGCCGATACCATTATTTCACCTGACGCTATATCACTTATGGTGAGACACTTTAACGATAAAAAAGTAGGAGCGGTATCGGGGAACATTAAAGTAGGTAATGTCCGTAATTTATTAACAACATGGCAGCATATTGAATATGTGTCAGGTTTTAATTTAGAGAAACGTGCTTTTTCTATGCTTAATTGCGTGACGGTGGTTCCAGGCGCAATAGGAGCATGGCGAAAAAAACTTGTTCAAGAATTAGGATATTTTACGGCCGATACATTAGCTGAAGATACAGACATGTCTCTGCGTATATTGCGCAGCGATTATAAAATTTCAATTGAAGAGAAAGCAAGTGCATATACAGAAGCACCGGAAAAACGTAAAGATTTTCTCAAACAGCGCCATCGCTGGAACTTTGGAACTTTACAGTGCTTGTGGAAGCACAAAAGAGCTTTTGGAGGGCGCAAGCATAAAGCATTAGGTTTTATGGCTCTTCCTAATATGCTGCTGTTTCAATTCATTTTTCCTTTATTTGCACCATTTTTAGACCTTTTATTTGTTTTGAGGCTATGTACTGGAGATGTTAAACATTCGGTTCTTCTATATGGGTGCTACTTTATTGTTGATTTTCTTGTTTGTTTAGTGGCCTTTAGATTAGAGCGAATAAGCAGTAAACCATTGGTTGCTCTAGTGATACAAAGAATTGTGTATCGCTACTTATTACTATGGGTAGCTTGGAAGGCAGTTTTAGCTGCATTAAAAGGAACAAGAGTAGGGTGGAACAAATTAAAACGCTCCGGAAATTTGCAGGTAACAAGAGACAGTTCAACTGAGAGAACTGGGTGA
- a CDS encoding universal stress protein encodes MYNKILVAFDGSAPSIRALQHASKLAKSVNANKLTIVHIKERIHLQQPVFSVDLDALIEEENRDILSEAHNHLTQSGIPYEAYGLEGTASKKIIEYASDNQQDVIVIGSRGKGFVKETFLGSVSHEVAQSAECPVIIIK; translated from the coding sequence ATGTATAACAAAATTTTAGTCGCCTTTGATGGCTCCGCACCTTCCATTCGTGCTCTTCAACATGCAAGTAAACTAGCTAAAAGCGTAAATGCTAATAAGCTGACAATTGTACATATTAAGGAAAGAATTCACTTGCAGCAGCCTGTTTTTAGCGTTGACTTAGACGCACTGATAGAAGAAGAAAACCGCGATATTTTATCTGAAGCTCACAATCATTTAACTCAATCAGGTATTCCATATGAGGCATACGGTTTAGAAGGCACAGCTTCAAAGAAAATTATCGAATACGCAAGCGACAATCAACAAGACGTCATTGTAATAGGAAGCCGGGGAAAGGGCTTTGTTAAAGAGACCTTTTTAGGAAGTGTAAGTCACGAAGTTGCTCAATCCGCAGAATGTCCTGTTATCATTATTAAATAA
- a CDS encoding beta-galactosidase, producing MYIGVDYYPEHWPENMIEEDIQGIKELGSNMVRIGEFAWHLMEPKEGEYDFSFFDSVINKLKKQNIDVMFGTPTATFPAWLAKQHPSILSKDENGAVRAFGGRRQYCFNSPLYRKYSAQITEQLVKHYCSEEAIVAWQVDNEFGHEGSDMCYCEQCHKEFQQFLERQYKDINELNEKYGTIFWGQTYNEFTEVPMPVKTITTHSPSLKLDWARFRSFSLNRYAHEQTAIVKKYKGDHQLLTTNVSGGFFDKWFDHEENLEVMDFVSYDNYPVWGGQTEPITPAHIALGHDFNRGLLHKNFWIVEELMGAQGHDIIGYLPRPNQAKMWSYQAFAHGCTNMLYFRWRGMTRGAEQYCYGVVGHDNHYGRRYKEVQSLFSEIVHYEHVLESGIKSDVAVLYDYENIWSWRFQQQSEGFDFTQELLRGYTPFYKLNTPIDVIPASRDFSSYKVLVVPALQIIDEELGKRFTEFTENGGVIVFTFRTGIKDKQNNIHFKQTLPGYVKEITGIEIHEVEALSSTQKAAIKGVGPYEGEQASVSVWRDIITPVTAEVLYEYDDPFYNQAAVTKNQFGRGTVYYVGCGIEEQTFEKIALDIVKQQHIEHTESEEGIEVYPRKLGEKSYSFLMNHTPEVKVFKDIVLQPYESRVVENIQP from the coding sequence ATGTACATCGGTGTCGATTATTACCCTGAACATTGGCCAGAAAATATGATAGAAGAAGATATCCAAGGCATTAAAGAGCTAGGATCAAACATGGTAAGAATAGGAGAGTTTGCTTGGCACCTAATGGAGCCTAAAGAAGGTGAATATGACTTCTCCTTTTTTGATAGCGTTATCAATAAGCTTAAAAAACAGAATATTGATGTTATGTTTGGTACGCCTACTGCCACTTTTCCGGCTTGGCTTGCGAAGCAGCATCCTTCTATTTTATCAAAAGATGAAAACGGGGCGGTCAGAGCCTTTGGAGGAAGACGTCAATATTGTTTTAATTCGCCCCTTTACCGAAAGTATAGCGCTCAGATTACAGAACAACTCGTAAAGCACTACTGCTCAGAAGAAGCAATTGTAGCATGGCAAGTTGACAATGAATTTGGCCATGAAGGCAGTGACATGTGTTACTGCGAACAATGTCATAAAGAGTTTCAGCAGTTTTTGGAAAGACAATATAAAGATATCAATGAGCTAAATGAAAAGTATGGCACTATTTTCTGGGGACAAACATATAACGAGTTTACTGAAGTGCCTATGCCCGTAAAAACAATTACGACACACAGCCCTTCGCTAAAGCTTGACTGGGCGCGCTTTCGTTCTTTTTCGTTAAACAGATACGCTCACGAACAAACAGCGATTGTGAAGAAATATAAAGGTGATCACCAGCTGTTGACAACGAACGTATCAGGGGGCTTTTTTGATAAATGGTTTGACCATGAAGAAAATCTAGAAGTAATGGACTTTGTATCTTATGACAATTATCCGGTATGGGGCGGTCAAACAGAGCCCATTACCCCGGCTCATATTGCATTAGGGCATGATTTTAATAGAGGTTTGCTACATAAAAACTTCTGGATTGTAGAGGAATTAATGGGCGCTCAAGGTCATGATATCATCGGTTATCTTCCGCGACCTAACCAGGCAAAAATGTGGTCTTATCAGGCGTTTGCTCATGGATGTACGAATATGCTGTATTTCCGTTGGCGCGGAATGACAAGAGGAGCCGAGCAATACTGCTATGGAGTTGTAGGTCACGATAATCATTATGGAAGACGCTACAAAGAAGTTCAGTCGTTATTTAGTGAAATCGTTCATTATGAACATGTACTTGAGTCTGGTATTAAATCCGATGTTGCCGTTTTGTATGACTATGAAAATATATGGTCATGGCGCTTTCAGCAGCAAAGTGAAGGATTTGACTTTACGCAGGAGCTGCTTCGAGGATATACACCGTTTTATAAGTTGAATACACCTATTGATGTTATTCCTGCTTCGAGAGATTTTTCAAGCTATAAAGTATTGGTTGTTCCGGCTTTGCAAATCATTGATGAAGAACTAGGTAAAAGATTTACTGAATTTACTGAAAACGGAGGCGTCATCGTTTTTACGTTTAGAACCGGCATTAAAGACAAACAAAATAATATTCACTTTAAACAGACGCTGCCCGGATATGTAAAAGAAATAACAGGGATTGAAATTCATGAAGTGGAAGCACTATCTTCTACTCAGAAAGCAGCTATTAAAGGGGTAGGACCGTATGAAGGAGAACAAGCAAGTGTGTCCGTGTGGAGAGACATTATCACACCTGTAACAGCTGAAGTGCTGTATGAGTATGACGATCCATTTTATAATCAAGCGGCTGTAACAAAAAATCAGTTTGGTCGCGGGACGGTTTATTATGTAGGCTGTGGAATTGAAGAGCAGACTTTTGAAAAAATTGCGCTTGATATTGTAAAACAGCAGCATATTGAGCATACGGAAAGTGAAGAGGGAATTGAAGTATATCCTCGCAAGCTTGGAGAGAAGAGTTATTCCTTTCTTATGAACCATACGCCCGAAGTAAAAGTGTTTAAAGATATTGTTCTGCAGCCTTACGAAAGTCGAGTTGTGGAAAATATACAGCCGTAA
- a CDS encoding sensor histidine kinase: MNRISIKLGLLFLMFILLIEAALFFYLYSGLANTRISEELESLRLRGNSHREVLEKHHDSATLNHVALMESEAETDVVITDKTGKIISSSRPLIQGARKAVEKWKGKSLTYKGEIMQGDWKRKPYIATASPIKKGRQQFGTVYMFKNTNDIHEMIARLQHHFYVAGAVSILFSIVTIFALSKFITAPLIKMKKATEKLSQGDLSVKLGAHSRDELGQLGMSIQSLANELQRLRKERNEFLSSISHELQTPLMYLKGYADVARRPSNTPQEHDKYLAIVEEEAERISQLVKDLFQLAQLDQHTFFIQKQKVELATYLHTICAHFHLALKEKEMDLDISCSQGLYILLDPERFQQVIINLLDNAMKYSKEGTKIDLIVKKSAESLTITLKDQGIGIPEQDLPYVFDKLYRVEKSRSRKSGGYGLGLSIVKEIVEAHGGEITIISERGKGTTVEIVLREDG, translated from the coding sequence ATGAATCGAATTTCTATTAAGCTTGGACTCTTGTTTTTAATGTTCATTTTACTAATTGAAGCGGCTCTCTTTTTTTACTTATATAGCGGTCTTGCCAACACACGAATTTCGGAGGAATTAGAAAGTTTGCGTTTAAGAGGAAACAGTCACCGGGAAGTATTAGAGAAGCATCATGATTCGGCTACGCTTAACCATGTTGCACTGATGGAATCTGAAGCAGAAACTGATGTTGTCATAACAGATAAGACAGGAAAAATTATCAGTTCGTCTCGGCCTTTAATTCAAGGTGCAAGAAAAGCGGTAGAGAAATGGAAAGGAAAGTCTCTTACATACAAAGGTGAAATTATGCAAGGCGACTGGAAAAGAAAACCTTATATCGCCACAGCATCACCTATTAAAAAAGGCCGTCAGCAGTTCGGAACGGTTTATATGTTCAAAAACACAAATGATATTCACGAAATGATTGCGAGACTACAGCATCATTTTTACGTAGCCGGAGCTGTTTCCATTTTATTTTCAATTGTGACTATTTTTGCCCTGTCTAAATTTATAACTGCTCCTTTAATCAAGATGAAAAAAGCAACAGAGAAGCTGAGTCAAGGGGATTTGTCTGTAAAGCTTGGCGCTCATTCAAGAGATGAACTTGGACAATTAGGAATGTCCATTCAGTCGCTAGCAAATGAGCTGCAGCGGTTACGAAAAGAGAGAAATGAATTTTTAAGCAGCATTTCACATGAACTTCAAACTCCTTTGATGTATTTAAAGGGATACGCAGACGTTGCTAGAAGGCCTTCTAATACACCGCAAGAACATGATAAATATCTTGCTATTGTGGAAGAAGAAGCGGAAAGAATTTCACAGTTAGTCAAAGATTTGTTTCAGCTGGCGCAGCTGGATCAGCATACGTTTTTTATTCAAAAACAAAAAGTAGAACTGGCTACGTATTTGCACACCATATGCGCGCATTTTCATTTAGCTTTAAAAGAAAAAGAGATGGATCTGGACATAAGCTGCTCTCAAGGTCTTTACATTTTACTAGATCCTGAAAGATTTCAGCAAGTGATTATCAATTTACTTGATAACGCAATGAAATATTCAAAAGAAGGGACTAAAATTGATTTGATTGTAAAAAAATCAGCTGAATCATTGACAATAACTCTTAAAGATCAAGGAATAGGCATTCCAGAACAAGATCTGCCTTACGTATTTGACAAGCTATATCGAGTGGAAAAATCTCGCTCGAGAAAAAGCGGAGGATACGGATTAGGCTTATCAATTGTAAAGGAGATTGTAGAAGCTCATGGAGGAGAGATAACAATCATAAGCGAGAGGGGAAAAGGAACGACCGTAGAGATTGTATTAAGAGAGGATGGATAG
- a CDS encoding CoA transferase translates to MSNITKDQLTKSIVKANENRLTDNSDFDIYQELENVLQGVGLSAKDSGGNITFYGEDPVVPSTLRLASAAAIALVAKSVAVSKIWRIRGGKGQDIHMDLRKAIRRLSPFYDKKWEKLNGYAPSKANDPYNPLGFRFYQTKDDKWVMPLNPYPRSKHETLKLLNGIEDPDAVAKEIRGWNAEELEKAAAERGVIMPVVRTIEEFMNESVYEEIAQLPLIEIEKIGESEPIPFSKNPKTPLDGVRALGLGHVIAGAGFGRALALHGADVLNIWKPTDWEHDTIYATSNVGMRSSTLDIGEKDGKEKMVEMLQGADIFFANRRYGFLERYGLTAEECAELKPGIIHCTVNLHGTQGEWAKRNGFDQTAGSVTGVMALEGSPENPTLPPIVVVNDYAVSWLLEVGALMALERRAKEGGSYRVRVSLDRVSLWILSMGIYDKTYAHQTAGSSEKHEYIAPDLFTAQTPLGLYQGLTEQIEMSETPGEYKTVLVPRGSSCPEWL, encoded by the coding sequence GTGAGCAACATTACTAAAGATCAGCTAACAAAATCTATTGTGAAAGCAAATGAAAATCGTTTAACGGATAATAGTGATTTTGATATCTATCAAGAGCTTGAAAATGTGCTTCAAGGAGTAGGTTTATCAGCAAAAGACAGTGGAGGAAACATTACGTTTTACGGAGAAGATCCGGTTGTTCCTAGTACGCTGCGCCTTGCCTCAGCAGCAGCTATTGCACTAGTTGCTAAATCAGTAGCTGTCTCAAAAATTTGGAGAATACGAGGCGGAAAAGGTCAAGATATTCATATGGATTTACGAAAAGCTATACGAAGATTATCACCTTTTTACGATAAAAAATGGGAAAAGCTTAATGGGTACGCACCAAGTAAAGCAAATGATCCATATAACCCATTAGGCTTTCGCTTTTATCAAACAAAAGATGACAAATGGGTGATGCCGCTGAATCCATATCCACGCTCCAAGCATGAAACGCTAAAGCTGTTAAATGGTATAGAAGACCCTGATGCAGTGGCAAAAGAAATTCGCGGATGGAATGCAGAAGAATTAGAAAAAGCTGCAGCGGAGCGAGGAGTTATCATGCCTGTTGTGCGGACAATTGAAGAGTTTATGAATGAGTCCGTGTATGAAGAAATAGCGCAGCTTCCTTTAATTGAAATTGAAAAGATTGGAGAAAGTGAGCCGATTCCTTTTTCAAAGAATCCTAAAACGCCGCTAGATGGTGTTCGAGCATTAGGCCTTGGTCATGTTATTGCAGGAGCAGGATTTGGTAGAGCGCTCGCTTTACACGGTGCGGACGTGTTAAATATTTGGAAGCCAACGGACTGGGAGCATGATACGATTTACGCTACGTCTAATGTCGGTATGCGCTCTTCAACGCTGGATATCGGTGAAAAAGATGGAAAAGAAAAAATGGTTGAAATGCTACAAGGAGCCGATATCTTTTTTGCGAACCGTCGATACGGATTTCTAGAGAGATACGGTTTAACAGCTGAAGAGTGTGCCGAACTAAAACCAGGAATCATCCACTGTACCGTTAACCTGCACGGAACGCAAGGAGAGTGGGCGAAAAGAAATGGATTTGACCAAACAGCGGGAAGTGTAACGGGAGTCATGGCATTAGAAGGGTCGCCAGAAAATCCTACGCTGCCTCCTATTGTAGTGGTAAACGATTATGCGGTTTCTTGGCTGCTTGAAGTCGGTGCTTTAATGGCACTAGAAAGAAGAGCAAAAGAAGGAGGCAGCTACCGCGTGCGTGTATCATTAGATCGTGTATCTTTATGGATTTTATCAATGGGCATCTATGACAAAACATACGCTCATCAAACAGCTGGTTCGTCAGAGAAGCATGAGTACATTGCACCGGATCTCTTTACAGCCCAAACACCTTTAGGATTGTACCAAGGGCTTACAGAACAAATCGAAATGTCGGAAACTCCAGGGGAGTATAAGACGGTTCTCGTTCCTCGAGGTTCTTCATGCCCAGAGTGGTTGTGA
- a CDS encoding glycoside-pentoside-hexuronide (GPH):cation symporter, whose translation MSMGVQSKVSLKTVLSYGMGSFGNNIIYALTSTYLMIFYTDSVGLNAAAVGTLFLIARIWDGIADIIIGMVVDNTETRFGKFRPYLLIGGFFAAVATVACFISPDLSHTGKLIYAYITYIAWGTSFAIMDIPYWSLSATITQDVKERNKVVAFPRTIAAVGSLFASLLTLPLAHYFGNWFMLSLIYACILMITMIITFSGVKENYTVKRQEKQTPKAVWNLFIQNKPLRYLIFSMLLVETILTIRTTFSIYYFKYNLNAENIASLYLTLFFTAQIVGAIASPFISNKFGKKRAAIGGIALNAVATLTMFVTGFHVMPVMILSFLASFGGGVSNIAQTSMLADCVEYGEWKTGNRAEGMVFSTNIFKTKVASAVGGAVGGYILSAVGYVPNQIQSHSTLIWIALIFTIIPGILCLLSLVPLAKYELTEKRYLEILQDMKKRSGRIKEKTAMKVPS comes from the coding sequence ATGAGCATGGGGGTACAGTCAAAAGTTTCTCTAAAAACCGTATTATCATACGGAATGGGGAGTTTTGGAAACAATATTATTTATGCATTAACAAGTACATATTTAATGATTTTTTATACGGATAGCGTAGGACTAAATGCTGCAGCCGTAGGAACTTTATTTCTTATTGCGAGAATATGGGATGGAATTGCAGACATTATTATCGGAATGGTTGTTGATAATACAGAAACGAGATTTGGTAAGTTTAGGCCGTATCTTTTAATAGGCGGATTTTTTGCAGCAGTTGCTACAGTCGCGTGTTTTATTAGTCCTGATCTTTCTCATACAGGAAAATTAATTTACGCTTATATCACCTATATCGCATGGGGAACAAGCTTTGCTATTATGGATATTCCCTATTGGTCGCTTTCAGCAACCATTACACAAGATGTAAAAGAACGAAATAAAGTAGTGGCGTTTCCTAGAACCATTGCAGCAGTAGGGTCTTTATTTGCTAGTTTATTAACTCTTCCACTAGCTCATTATTTTGGAAACTGGTTTATGCTTAGTCTTATTTATGCGTGTATCTTAATGATTACAATGATTATTACATTTTCAGGAGTAAAAGAAAACTATACCGTAAAAAGACAGGAAAAGCAGACGCCAAAAGCAGTTTGGAACTTATTTATTCAAAATAAACCGTTGCGTTATCTAATTTTCTCGATGCTTTTAGTTGAAACGATTTTAACAATTCGAACTACGTTTTCTATTTACTATTTTAAATACAATTTAAATGCAGAGAATATCGCGTCTCTTTATTTAACCTTATTTTTTACAGCACAAATTGTAGGAGCGATCGCGTCTCCTTTCATTTCAAACAAATTTGGAAAGAAACGCGCAGCAATAGGGGGAATTGCCCTAAATGCTGTAGCCACTCTTACAATGTTTGTAACCGGTTTTCACGTTATGCCTGTAATGATTTTAAGCTTTTTAGCTTCTTTCGGCGGTGGAGTTAGCAACATTGCTCAAACATCTATGCTCGCTGACTGTGTAGAATACGGAGAGTGGAAAACGGGGAACCGAGCGGAAGGAATGGTGTTTTCTACGAATATTTTCAAAACAAAGGTTGCTTCAGCAGTGGGTGGAGCAGTAGGCGGGTACATCCTTTCAGCAGTAGGATACGTGCCAAATCAAATTCAGTCACACAGCACGCTCATTTGGATCGCTTTAATCTTTACAATCATTCCGGGGATTCTTTGCTTGTTATCACTTGTCCCACTGGCAAAATATGAGTTGACGGAAAAGAGATATTTAGAAATTTTACAAGATATGAAAAAGCGCTCAGGCCGCATAAAAGAAAAAACGGCTATGAAGGTGCCTAGCTAA
- a CDS encoding DUF2164 domain-containing protein, whose translation MFINFSKEDKDKMLNEIQTFFYNERDEEISEFAAENVLEFIKENIGPHFYNQAIKDAEDIMNQVMLSAEENLHALKKPIEK comes from the coding sequence ATGTTTATTAATTTTTCAAAAGAAGATAAAGATAAAATGCTGAATGAAATTCAAACGTTTTTTTATAACGAACGAGATGAAGAAATCAGTGAATTTGCTGCGGAAAATGTATTAGAGTTTATTAAAGAAAATATCGGCCCTCACTTTTATAACCAAGCAATTAAAGATGCAGAAGATATTATGAACCAAGTGATGCTTTCTGCAGAAGAAAACTTGCATGCATTAAAAAAACCAATCGAAAAGTAG
- a CDS encoding twin-arginine translocase TatA/TatE family subunit: MPGATSMVVIGITALIVFGPSKLPDIGRAFGHSLREFKNAAEGIIQDDDKKTPEDTTEDKEEKS; encoded by the coding sequence ATGCCAGGAGCAACAAGCATGGTCGTAATCGGGATTACTGCCTTAATTGTATTTGGACCGAGTAAATTGCCGGACATAGGACGAGCATTTGGACATTCCCTGCGAGAATTTAAAAATGCAGCGGAAGGAATTATACAGGATGACGACAAAAAAACTCCAGAGGATACCACTGAAGATAAAGAGGAAAAATCCTAA